In Halosegnis marinus, one genomic interval encodes:
- a CDS encoding CoxG family protein: MTPDTEDATTVEVTVERRLDAGADRVWEALADIEVTEATLPGCDDLDFGVDRDYVEAGDRGTATISVGVGPVSPSFDTDVAVVRRDYPEMTVTAEGEAAGSSFATTADLSVAEADERTDVTWHATATVSGRVEAFAGALRPLVESVAERFFERLDERFTAA; encoded by the coding sequence ATGACACCCGACACCGAGGACGCGACGACAGTCGAAGTCACCGTCGAACGCCGGCTCGACGCCGGAGCCGACCGCGTGTGGGAGGCGCTCGCGGACATCGAGGTGACGGAGGCGACGCTGCCGGGGTGTGACGACCTCGACTTCGGCGTCGACCGCGACTACGTGGAGGCGGGCGACCGGGGCACCGCGACCATCTCCGTCGGCGTCGGCCCCGTCTCGCCGTCGTTCGACACGGACGTGGCCGTCGTCCGGCGCGACTACCCGGAGATGACGGTCACCGCGGAGGGGGAGGCCGCGGGGTCGTCGTTCGCCACGACCGCGGACCTCTCGGTCGCCGAGGCGGACGAGCGGACGGACGTGACGTGGCACGCCACGGCCACGGTGTCGGGCCGCGTCGAGGCGTTCGCGGGCGCGCTCCGCCCGCTGGTCGAGTCCGTCGCCGAGCGGTTCTTCGAGCGCCTGGACGAGCGATTCACCGCGGCCTGA
- a CDS encoding NUDIX hydrolase — MDGPDDPLAWETLASETDYSCPGFDVRRDDVRLPDGTETDYHSVAEPDAVVVLPFTEDGDVVVVEEWRQAVGRVNLGLPAGGVEPDDDDLAAAARRELAEETGYEAAAVEQVTSVEPANGLLDATHHHFVAHGCTPTAERDLDGNESIRTATRTFGDLRDRALAGDLRDGRAALGVLRHALAAE; from the coding sequence ATGGACGGCCCCGACGACCCCCTCGCGTGGGAGACGCTCGCCTCCGAGACGGACTACTCGTGTCCCGGCTTCGACGTGCGCCGCGACGACGTGCGCCTGCCGGACGGCACCGAGACCGACTACCACTCGGTCGCGGAGCCGGACGCCGTGGTCGTGCTCCCGTTCACCGAGGACGGCGACGTGGTCGTCGTCGAGGAGTGGCGACAGGCCGTCGGCCGCGTCAATCTGGGCCTCCCCGCCGGCGGCGTCGAACCGGACGACGACGACCTCGCGGCCGCCGCCCGCCGCGAACTCGCGGAGGAGACGGGCTACGAGGCCGCCGCGGTCGAGCAGGTCACGAGCGTCGAACCCGCGAACGGCCTGCTCGACGCGACCCACCACCACTTCGTCGCGCACGGCTGTACCCCGACGGCGGAGCGCGACCTCGACGGCAACGAGTCCATCCGGACGGCGACCCGCACCTTCGGCGACCTCCGCGACCGGGCGCTCGCCGGCGACCTGCGCGACGGCCGCGCGGCGCTCGGCGTGTTGCGGCACGCGCTCGCGGCGGAGTGA
- a CDS encoding response regulator: MTPPAVDDPPDPTPPRRPDGGSPSDATDTVPATGTVLIVEDDDDFAQAAEMWLTDALGVEVLLATDGGEGIEMYGPGVDVVLLDRRMPVKSGDEVLASIRRQDGDACVAMMTAVEPAWDTVGMRFDAYLRKPVTPDEILDAVERLFERKSYPQEVRELLQLRTELDLLRDRYASEELDDDDRYTRLDAEFERACEDAMASIDGFDPDDIERLVAGADAE, translated from the coding sequence ATGACTCCCCCCGCGGTCGATGACCCCCCCGACCCGACGCCTCCCCGCCGCCCGGACGGCGGCAGCCCGTCGGACGCGACCGATACCGTCCCCGCGACCGGGACCGTCCTCATCGTCGAGGACGACGACGACTTCGCGCAGGCCGCCGAGATGTGGCTGACGGACGCGCTCGGGGTCGAGGTGCTGTTGGCGACCGACGGCGGCGAGGGTATCGAGATGTATGGCCCGGGGGTGGACGTGGTGCTGCTCGACCGCCGGATGCCGGTGAAGTCGGGCGACGAGGTGCTCGCCTCCATCCGCCGACAGGACGGCGACGCCTGCGTCGCCATGATGACCGCCGTCGAGCCGGCGTGGGACACCGTCGGGATGCGCTTCGACGCGTACCTCCGCAAGCCCGTCACGCCCGACGAGATACTCGACGCGGTCGAGCGGCTGTTCGAGCGGAAGTCCTACCCGCAGGAGGTGCGCGAACTGCTCCAGCTCCGTACGGAACTCGACCTGCTGCGCGACCGCTACGCGTCGGAGGAACTCGACGACGACGACCGGTACACCCGGCTCGACGCCGAGTTCGAGCGCGCCTGCGAGGACGCGATGGCGTCGATCGACGGCTTCGACCCCGACGACATCGAGCGACTCGTCGCCGGGGCCGACGCCGAGTAA
- a CDS encoding hydroxyacid-oxoacid transhydrogenase: protein MSYDRSVSAANHDLLAESVWSFQMPRVRFGAGAVEELGSQLRDLGVDDDATGLLVTDPTLADVGHAERVAEALAEADYDADRYDECEREPSVAAIDRCVEFVRDEAGEDGYDFYVGVGGGSVMDTAKATRAVVANGGEPLDYIAEPTGRGEAVTESGAPLVLLPTTAGTGSEISPLAILSVPSEETKEGISSHHVRADAAVLDPTLTTTLPAEQTAKTAMDALGHAIEGFTTHEFDSMLRPEDAADRPVYAGRTPVTELFSREAITLLSSNVRKAVHNGDDLAARTNMLRGALFGAIAGLTAGANLAHAMAYPVGNRYHTYHGETIGVLTPASTLGYNAASDPDRYAEIASLLGVETAGMSNRAAADAAKEQYVRLQQDLNVLPSGLAELAGIDEDDIGWLASRTVETQQRLLRCNPRPVTEADAYDVFEDALYNW from the coding sequence GTGAGCTACGACCGGTCCGTCTCCGCGGCGAACCACGACCTGCTCGCCGAGAGCGTCTGGAGCTTCCAGATGCCGCGCGTTCGCTTCGGCGCGGGCGCGGTCGAGGAGCTCGGGTCCCAGCTCCGCGACCTCGGGGTGGACGACGACGCGACGGGACTGCTCGTCACCGACCCGACCCTCGCCGACGTGGGCCACGCCGAGCGCGTGGCCGAGGCGCTCGCCGAGGCGGACTACGACGCCGACCGCTACGACGAGTGCGAGCGCGAGCCCTCCGTCGCGGCCATCGACCGCTGTGTCGAGTTCGTCCGAGACGAGGCCGGCGAGGACGGCTACGACTTCTACGTCGGCGTGGGCGGCGGCAGCGTGATGGACACCGCGAAGGCGACCCGGGCGGTCGTCGCCAACGGGGGCGAGCCGCTCGACTACATCGCGGAGCCGACCGGCCGCGGCGAGGCGGTGACCGAGTCCGGCGCGCCGCTCGTCCTCCTGCCGACGACGGCGGGGACCGGCTCGGAGATATCGCCGCTCGCCATCCTCTCGGTCCCGAGCGAGGAGACGAAGGAGGGGATATCGAGCCACCACGTCCGCGCCGACGCCGCCGTGCTCGACCCGACGCTGACGACGACCCTGCCCGCGGAGCAGACGGCCAAGACGGCGATGGACGCGCTCGGCCACGCCATCGAGGGGTTCACGACCCACGAGTTCGACAGCATGCTCCGCCCCGAGGACGCGGCCGACCGCCCCGTCTACGCCGGGCGCACGCCCGTCACGGAGCTGTTCTCGCGGGAGGCCATCACGCTGCTCTCCTCGAACGTCCGGAAGGCGGTCCACAACGGCGACGACCTCGCGGCGCGGACGAACATGCTCCGGGGGGCGCTGTTCGGCGCCATCGCCGGACTGACCGCGGGCGCGAACCTCGCGCACGCGATGGCCTATCCGGTGGGAAACCGCTATCACACGTACCACGGCGAGACCATCGGCGTCCTCACCCCGGCGAGCACGCTCGGCTACAACGCCGCCTCCGACCCGGACCGCTACGCCGAAATCGCCTCGCTGCTGGGGGTCGAAACCGCCGGGATGAGCAACCGCGCCGCCGCCGATGCCGCGAAGGAGCAGTACGTCCGGCTCCAGCAGGACCTGAACGTCCTGCCGAGCGGGCTGGCGGAACTGGCGGGCATCGACGAGGACGACATCGGCTGGCTGGCGAGCCGGACGGTCGAGACCCAACAGCGCCTGCTCCGGTGTAACCCCCGGCCCGTCACGGAGGCGGACGCCTACGACGTGTTCGAGGACGCGCTGTACAACTGGTAG
- a CDS encoding NAD(P)/FAD-dependent oxidoreductase: MADVAVVGGGPAGLSAALFTQKNGLDTVVFDTDGTWMHKAHLFNYPGIGSQDGTAFLETLREQVDSFGVDRRQGAAVTSVEETDDGFSVATDDDSLDAEFVVLATGANRDLAESLGCAFDGDLVEADLTMETSVENAYATGAMVRAEEWQAVISAGDGAAAALNILTKVKGDHYHDFDVPDTAAQVFGDLADEDAGAE; this comes from the coding sequence ATGGCAGACGTAGCGGTGGTCGGCGGCGGTCCCGCCGGCCTCTCAGCGGCGTTGTTCACACAGAAGAACGGCCTCGACACCGTCGTCTTCGACACCGACGGGACGTGGATGCACAAGGCGCACCTGTTCAACTACCCGGGCATCGGCTCGCAGGACGGGACGGCGTTCCTCGAAACCCTCCGCGAGCAGGTCGACAGCTTCGGCGTCGACCGCCGGCAGGGCGCGGCGGTCACGTCGGTCGAGGAGACGGACGACGGCTTCTCGGTCGCGACCGACGACGACAGCCTCGACGCCGAGTTCGTCGTGCTCGCGACGGGCGCGAACCGTGACCTCGCGGAGTCGCTCGGCTGTGCGTTCGACGGCGACCTCGTCGAGGCCGACCTGACGATGGAGACGAGCGTCGAGAACGCCTACGCGACCGGCGCGATGGTCCGGGCCGAGGAGTGGCAGGCCGTCATCTCCGCCGGCGACGGTGCGGCCGCCGCGCTCAACATCCTCACGAAGGTGAAGGGCGACCACTACCACGACTTCGACGTGCCCGACACCGCCGCACAGGTGTTCGGCGACCTCGCGGACGAGGACGCGGGCGCGGAGTAG
- a CDS encoding DUF3604 domain-containing protein yields MPGPLESLRVFATSRPSLRGLWASRSGSFDRVHPVAPSDAVAGEPVEVVVQAWDEYERFHPFDGALAVSATDPDATVPDRVTFDGDGPPVGPGDPEQGITRIEATFATPGVRYLVFEHGGERYVSNPVRVHADEPATRTLWGDIHLHSQYSDGAGSMATGFRFAREVMALDVCAYTDHDTMGFFVPPSLQRRRMHRRYFGEMRRATEAFNEPGAFVTLFGYEWTKQPNNGGHVNVYFDSADGTLVDSRADGSRTYEGLWERLRAWRERDDTGDVVTIPHHPAEAMYPFDFAATEYDDDLAPLVEVYSQWGSSERPASDGNRRPLAMGQGEIGDAGHYAQDALALGYRVGLLGGSDYHGPYPGHSLLHAKPHLPSLAEWYRDGIGWGHIWRVWNERSYPGGLTAFRAPDRTRAGVFDALRSRAVYATTQPDRILADLSVNGTRVGEAGSEVTVGAPTAEREIAYEVHGTAPLEAVTVVKNTEPWHVERGTSDPDAPLDAFSVSGTVTDDAPVSGPDYDAERGGEADCYYLRVRQAARPDARVPGGAAWLGPVWVRT; encoded by the coding sequence ATGCCCGGTCCCCTGGAGTCGCTGCGCGTGTTCGCGACCTCTCGGCCCTCCCTGCGCGGGCTGTGGGCCTCGCGCTCGGGGTCGTTCGACCGCGTCCACCCGGTCGCCCCCTCCGACGCCGTCGCCGGCGAGCCCGTCGAGGTCGTCGTCCAGGCGTGGGACGAGTACGAGCGGTTCCACCCGTTCGACGGCGCGCTCGCCGTCTCGGCGACCGACCCCGACGCGACCGTCCCCGACCGCGTGACGTTCGACGGCGACGGGCCGCCGGTCGGCCCCGGCGACCCCGAGCAGGGAATCACGCGCATCGAGGCGACGTTCGCCACCCCCGGCGTCCGGTACCTCGTGTTCGAGCACGGCGGCGAACGGTACGTGTCGAACCCGGTTCGCGTCCACGCCGACGAGCCGGCGACGCGGACGCTGTGGGGCGACATCCACCTCCACTCGCAGTACTCCGACGGCGCGGGCTCGATGGCGACCGGCTTCCGCTTCGCGCGCGAGGTGATGGCGCTCGACGTCTGTGCGTACACCGACCACGACACGATGGGGTTCTTCGTCCCGCCGTCGCTCCAGCGCCGGCGGATGCACCGCCGCTACTTCGGGGAGATGCGGCGGGCGACCGAGGCGTTCAACGAGCCGGGCGCGTTCGTCACGCTGTTCGGCTACGAGTGGACGAAACAGCCGAACAACGGCGGCCACGTCAACGTCTACTTCGACTCGGCCGACGGGACGCTCGTCGATTCGCGGGCCGACGGCTCGCGCACCTACGAGGGACTGTGGGAGCGGTTGCGCGCGTGGCGCGAGCGCGACGACACCGGCGACGTGGTGACGATACCCCACCACCCCGCGGAGGCGATGTACCCGTTTGACTTCGCCGCGACGGAGTACGACGACGACCTCGCGCCGCTCGTCGAGGTGTACTCCCAGTGGGGGTCGAGCGAGCGGCCCGCGAGCGACGGGAACCGCCGGCCGCTGGCGATGGGGCAGGGTGAGATAGGGGACGCGGGTCACTACGCACAGGACGCGCTCGCGCTCGGCTACCGCGTCGGCCTGCTCGGCGGCTCCGACTACCACGGGCCGTACCCGGGCCACTCGCTGCTCCACGCGAAGCCGCACCTCCCCTCGCTCGCCGAGTGGTACCGCGACGGTATCGGCTGGGGCCACATCTGGCGGGTGTGGAACGAGCGGTCGTACCCGGGCGGGCTGACGGCCTTTCGCGCTCCCGACCGGACCCGCGCCGGCGTGTTCGACGCGCTCCGGTCGCGGGCGGTGTACGCGACGACCCAGCCCGACCGCATCCTCGCCGACCTCTCGGTGAACGGGACGCGCGTCGGCGAGGCCGGCAGCGAGGTGACCGTCGGCGCGCCGACCGCGGAGCGCGAGATAGCCTACGAGGTCCACGGTACGGCCCCCCTCGAAGCGGTGACCGTGGTGAAGAACACGGAGCCGTGGCACGTCGAGCGCGGGACGAGCGACCCCGATGCGCCGCTCGACGCGTTCTCCGTGTCGGGGACGGTCACCGACGACGCGCCCGTGAGCGGCCCGGACTACGACGCCGAGCGCGGCGGCGAGGCCGACTGCTACTACCTGCGCGTCCGGCAGGCCGCCCGTCCGGACGCGCGCGTCCCCGGCGGCGCGGCGTGGCTCGGCCCGGTCTGGGTTCGGACCTAG
- a CDS encoding GNAT family N-acetyltransferase, producing MTTDGGDDLSALGPFRDAADRRVELRPCAGPDDRAPLAALYGCFDAASRAGGVPPAAPPALDRWLDVVLRFPSVVAWHGTDAVGQVFLAPDGDGHELSVFIDPAYHHAGVGGRLVDAALALAAARGGGRVGVLTRGDNRPMLALALAHGFVVTGTADGQVELARDVPAAE from the coding sequence GTGACGACGGACGGGGGCGACGACCTGTCGGCGCTCGGGCCGTTCCGCGACGCCGCGGACCGCCGGGTCGAACTCCGTCCCTGTGCCGGCCCCGACGACCGCGCGCCGCTCGCCGCGCTGTACGGCTGTTTCGACGCGGCATCGCGGGCGGGCGGCGTCCCCCCGGCGGCCCCGCCCGCGCTCGACCGGTGGCTCGACGTCGTCCTCCGGTTCCCCTCGGTCGTCGCGTGGCACGGCACGGACGCCGTCGGGCAGGTCTTCCTCGCGCCGGACGGCGACGGCCACGAGCTCTCGGTGTTCATCGACCCGGCGTACCACCACGCGGGCGTCGGGGGTCGGCTCGTGGACGCGGCCCTCGCGCTCGCCGCGGCGCGCGGCGGCGGCCGGGTCGGCGTCCTGACGCGCGGGGATAACCGCCCGATGCTCGCGCTGGCGCTGGCCCACGGCTTCGTCGTCACCGGCACCGCCGACGGACAGGTGGAACTCGCCCGCGACGTGCCGGCGGCGGAGTAG
- a CDS encoding ABC transporter ATP-binding protein, which produces MHSISATDLTKRYGDTVAVDGLDLAVPDGVVYGFLGPNGAGKSTTMRMLTGLTAPTSGTATVGGADTRDRPALIDTIGYLPEEPPLHDELTGREQLTYAAGLRDLPDGVARERIADLLDRVDLAEDADTRIDAYSKGMRQKAAFVQATLHDPDVLFLDEPTSGLDPRAARSIREFIDSLADGGTTVFLSTHILPVVDEHADTVGVLYDGRLVAEGAPADLKRRADDAEPGDRTLEDVFLEVTAEDPASDAGEPTDATEAA; this is translated from the coding sequence ATGCATTCGATTTCCGCGACCGACCTGACGAAACGCTACGGCGACACCGTCGCCGTGGACGGCCTCGACCTCGCGGTCCCCGACGGGGTCGTCTACGGCTTCCTCGGCCCGAACGGGGCCGGCAAGTCCACGACGATGCGGATGCTCACCGGCCTCACAGCGCCGACGAGCGGCACGGCGACCGTCGGCGGCGCGGACACCCGCGACCGCCCGGCGCTCATCGACACCATCGGCTACCTCCCCGAGGAGCCGCCGCTCCACGACGAACTCACGGGCCGCGAACAGCTCACCTACGCCGCCGGGCTACGCGACCTCCCCGACGGGGTCGCCCGCGAACGCATCGCCGACCTGCTCGACCGCGTCGACCTCGCGGAGGACGCGGATACGCGTATCGACGCCTACTCCAAGGGGATGCGACAGAAGGCCGCCTTCGTGCAGGCGACGCTCCACGACCCGGACGTGCTCTTCCTCGACGAGCCGACGAGCGGGCTCGACCCCCGGGCGGCCCGCTCCATCCGGGAGTTCATCGACTCGCTCGCCGACGGCGGCACCACGGTGTTCCTCTCGACGCACATCCTCCCCGTCGTGGACGAACACGCCGACACCGTCGGGGTGCTCTACGACGGGCGGCTGGTTGCCGAGGGCGCGCCCGCGGACCTGAAGCGCCGGGCGGACGACGCCGAGCCGGGCGACCGCACCCTGGAGGACGTGTTTCTCGAAGTCACCGCCGAGGACCCGGCGAGCGACGCGGGCGAGCCGACCGACGCGACCGAGGCGGCCTGA
- the trmY gene encoding tRNA (pseudouridine(54)-N(1))-methyltransferase TrmY: protein MRQFVVVGHDVPTTEGFPLDDLPSAAGRLDVLCRCVNSALFLSHGIRDARVHLVLADEYTVTFDGATARNLNPDERSTAARIRNALAERENAIGHMPAEPSPGVELRRLGFEATLDRLDGTLVELHEEGTPLPEQDPPTDPVFVLSDHNDFTGEEADLLAARSDARVRVGPELLHADHTITVAHNWLDTDGYASY, encoded by the coding sequence ATGCGACAGTTCGTCGTCGTCGGCCACGACGTCCCCACGACCGAGGGGTTCCCCCTCGACGACCTCCCCTCGGCGGCGGGACGCCTCGACGTGCTCTGCCGGTGTGTCAACAGCGCGCTGTTCCTCTCGCACGGTATCCGCGACGCACGGGTCCACCTCGTGCTCGCCGACGAGTACACCGTGACGTTCGACGGGGCCACGGCCCGGAACCTCAACCCCGACGAGCGCTCGACGGCCGCCCGCATCCGGAACGCGCTCGCCGAGCGCGAGAACGCCATCGGCCACATGCCCGCGGAGCCGTCGCCGGGCGTCGAACTCCGGCGGCTGGGGTTCGAGGCGACGCTCGACCGCCTCGACGGCACGCTCGTCGAACTCCACGAGGAGGGGACGCCGCTCCCCGAGCAGGACCCGCCGACGGACCCGGTGTTCGTCCTCTCGGACCACAACGACTTCACGGGGGAAGAGGCCGACCTGCTCGCCGCGCGGTCGGACGCCCGGGTCCGGGTCGGTCCCGAACTGCTCCACGCCGACCACACCATAACGGTGGCGCACAACTGGCTCGACACCGACGGCTACGCGTCGTACTGA
- a CDS encoding archaeosine biosynthesis radical SAM protein RaSEA, translated as MSQPSPELYETGRGMDAHNAVMREIRGRNDRTYDPTEPTRVWLDEDNTPDGVKQSLTIILNTGGCRWARAGGCTMCGYVAESVEGGSVGHDNLMTQVRHCLDHEAENAEEPAQLIKIYTSGSFLDEREVPAETRAAVGETFADRERIVVESLPDFVDREKLADFTEQGLETDVAVGLETATDRVRHDCVNKYFDFADFEAACAEARAAGAGVKAYLLMKPPFLTESEAVADMEASVRRCADVDGCHTVSMNPTNVQRYTMVEQLHDAGGYRPPWLWSVCEVLEATADADAIVVSDPVGHGSDRGPHNCGDCDDRVQTAIKDFDLRQDPSVFEQVSCDCEATWAAVLDREKSFGAPLTR; from the coding sequence ATGAGTCAGCCGAGTCCCGAGCTCTACGAGACGGGCCGCGGGATGGACGCCCACAACGCGGTGATGCGCGAGATACGCGGGCGCAACGACCGGACGTACGACCCGACGGAGCCGACGCGGGTGTGGCTCGACGAGGACAACACCCCGGACGGCGTGAAGCAGTCGCTCACCATCATCCTCAACACGGGCGGCTGTCGGTGGGCGCGCGCCGGCGGCTGTACGATGTGCGGCTACGTCGCGGAGTCCGTCGAGGGCGGCAGCGTCGGCCACGACAACCTGATGACGCAGGTGCGCCACTGTCTGGACCACGAGGCCGAGAACGCGGAGGAGCCCGCACAGCTCATCAAGATATACACCTCCGGGTCGTTCCTCGACGAGCGCGAGGTGCCCGCGGAGACGCGCGCGGCCGTCGGCGAGACGTTCGCGGACCGCGAGCGCATCGTCGTCGAGTCGCTCCCCGACTTCGTGGACCGGGAGAAGCTGGCCGACTTCACCGAGCAGGGCCTCGAAACGGACGTGGCCGTCGGGCTCGAAACCGCCACGGACCGCGTGCGCCACGACTGCGTGAACAAGTACTTCGACTTCGCCGACTTCGAGGCCGCCTGCGCGGAGGCGCGGGCGGCCGGTGCGGGCGTAAAGGCCTACCTGCTGATGAAGCCGCCCTTCCTCACGGAGTCGGAGGCCGTCGCGGACATGGAGGCGAGCGTCCGCCGGTGTGCCGACGTTGACGGCTGTCACACCGTCTCGATGAACCCGACCAACGTCCAGCGGTACACGATGGTCGAACAGCTCCACGACGCGGGCGGCTACCGCCCGCCGTGGCTCTGGTCGGTCTGCGAGGTGCTCGAAGCGACCGCGGACGCGGACGCCATCGTCGTCTCCGACCCCGTGGGCCACGGCTCCGACCGCGGGCCGCACAACTGCGGGGACTGCGACGACCGCGTCCAGACGGCCATCAAGGACTTCGACCTGCGACAGGACCCCTCGGTGTTCGAGCAGGTGTCCTGCGACTGCGAGGCGACGTGGGCGGCCGTCCTCGACCGCGAGAAGTCGTTCGGCGCGCCGCTGACCCGGTAA
- a CDS encoding DUF502 domain-containing protein, whose protein sequence is MDIGSELKGGFLAGLLLVAPLAVTAVVLQFVLARLAVVLDPVVRETRLTALTGNVEVAAQLVALLLVALFVTALGLLAQRTRARVVFEWFDRFVGLVPLVSVVYTGVRQVSNTLVSRDTRYRSAVIVEYPRPEVYSLGFLTGDAPEAAADLAGGEAYTVVVPHSPNPTAGHLVFVPADRVHETDLSVRDALRMVVTTGIAESESEMAAYRDSVDEGDLPSLD, encoded by the coding sequence ATGGACATCGGCTCGGAGCTGAAAGGGGGATTCCTCGCCGGACTGCTGTTGGTCGCACCGCTCGCCGTCACGGCCGTCGTGCTCCAGTTCGTGCTGGCGCGGCTGGCGGTCGTGCTGGACCCGGTCGTCAGGGAGACGCGGCTCACGGCGCTCACCGGGAACGTCGAGGTGGCCGCCCAACTGGTCGCCCTGCTGCTCGTCGCGCTGTTCGTCACCGCGCTCGGCCTGCTGGCCCAGCGGACGCGCGCCCGCGTCGTCTTCGAGTGGTTCGACCGCTTCGTCGGCCTCGTCCCGCTCGTCTCCGTCGTGTACACCGGCGTCCGGCAGGTGTCGAACACGTTGGTCTCGCGGGACACCCGCTACCGGAGCGCCGTCATCGTCGAGTACCCGCGCCCGGAGGTGTACTCGCTCGGCTTCCTCACCGGGGACGCGCCCGAGGCGGCCGCGGACCTCGCGGGCGGGGAGGCGTACACGGTCGTCGTCCCGCACTCGCCGAACCCGACGGCGGGCCACCTCGTCTTCGTCCCCGCCGACCGCGTCCACGAGACGGACCTCTCCGTGCGCGACGCGCTCCGGATGGTCGTCACGACCGGCATCGCGGAGTCGGAGTCCGAGATGGCCGCGTACCGCGACTCCGTGGACGAGGGCGACCTCCCCTCGCTCGACTGA
- a CDS encoding PAS domain S-box protein, protein MSAAADVLVLGGEEWVGDAVTERLAATDLAVECAEGLDAEQSADCVVVGHTPDTVDSALDLCADLVEYDPTLPVVLLGESADGGFAGRAADAGAADWFARDDPRLDVLASRLSDAVEGRRAARSDAPDRPTESAMLDAVGGGPYAVLVTDPTETIHYAGGGVEELLGYAPEELVGERVDTIVPEAFADDHHEAMSRYLAGGSRHLDWNGVGLVVQHRDGSTVPVEVMLGDVEADEGHLLAAVIRERTGSTDANERFRKHRAFSASVFENVDDGVLVADRDGAVLDANPAASDTLGYDYTDLAGRAVSDLLADDGAELSPPFEPGGQVTTTMRTADGEEIVVEASLTDIEYDGEDAVLITGRDVTERVAREAELERQNERLEEFVSIVSHDLRNPLNAASMNADLVAEGHDRIDVVREALDDMATLIDDLLELARSGRVIEDPSPFSLAAVAGNAWDTIETDAPVTVETDGDAEFRGDAGRVEQALGNLFRNSIEHGYDGESELTVRVGALDDESGFYVEDDGVGIPEDERGAVFDYGVTTEEGGTGYGLAIVSDIVEAHEWTVTATASDAGGARFEVRTESTPGTE, encoded by the coding sequence ATGTCAGCAGCCGCGGACGTCCTCGTCCTCGGCGGCGAGGAGTGGGTCGGCGACGCGGTGACCGAGCGCCTCGCGGCCACCGACCTCGCCGTCGAGTGCGCGGAGGGACTCGACGCCGAGCAGTCGGCCGACTGCGTCGTGGTCGGCCACACCCCGGACACCGTCGACTCGGCCCTGGACCTCTGTGCGGACCTCGTCGAGTACGACCCGACGCTCCCGGTCGTCCTCCTCGGCGAGTCCGCGGACGGGGGGTTCGCCGGCCGCGCCGCCGACGCGGGCGCGGCCGACTGGTTCGCCCGCGACGACCCGCGCCTCGACGTGCTCGCCTCGCGGCTCTCCGACGCCGTCGAGGGACGACGCGCGGCCCGCTCCGACGCCCCCGACCGCCCGACCGAGAGCGCCATGCTCGACGCCGTCGGCGGCGGGCCGTACGCCGTCCTCGTCACCGACCCGACCGAGACGATCCACTACGCCGGCGGCGGCGTCGAGGAACTGCTCGGCTACGCGCCCGAGGAACTGGTGGGCGAGCGCGTCGACACCATCGTCCCGGAGGCGTTCGCGGACGACCACCACGAGGCGATGTCGCGGTACCTCGCGGGCGGCTCGCGCCACCTCGACTGGAACGGCGTCGGGCTCGTCGTCCAGCACCGCGACGGGAGCACCGTCCCCGTCGAGGTGATGCTCGGCGACGTCGAGGCCGACGAGGGCCACCTGCTCGCGGCCGTCATCCGCGAACGGACGGGCTCCACGGACGCGAACGAGCGGTTCCGCAAACACCGCGCCTTCTCGGCGTCCGTCTTCGAGAACGTCGACGACGGCGTGCTCGTCGCCGACCGCGACGGCGCCGTCCTCGACGCGAACCCGGCCGCGAGCGACACCCTCGGCTACGACTACACCGACCTCGCGGGGAGGGCGGTGTCCGACCTGCTCGCGGACGACGGCGCGGAGCTGTCGCCGCCGTTCGAGCCGGGCGGCCAGGTGACGACGACGATGCGGACGGCCGACGGCGAGGAGATCGTCGTCGAGGCGTCGCTGACCGACATCGAGTACGACGGCGAGGACGCGGTCCTGATAACCGGCCGCGACGTGACCGAGCGGGTCGCCCGCGAGGCGGAACTCGAACGCCAGAACGAGCGGCTGGAGGAGTTCGTCTCCATCGTGAGCCACGACCTTCGCAACCCCCTCAACGCCGCGTCGATGAACGCCGACCTCGTCGCCGAGGGTCACGACCGTATCGACGTGGTTCGGGAGGCGCTCGACGACATGGCGACGCTCATCGACGACCTGCTCGAACTCGCGCGCAGCGGGCGCGTCATCGAGGACCCGAGCCCGTTCTCCCTCGCCGCCGTCGCCGGGAACGCGTGGGACACCATCGAGACGGACGCGCCCGTGACCGTCGAGACCGACGGCGACGCCGAGTTCCGCGGCGACGCCGGCCGCGTCGAGCAGGCGCTCGGCAACCTCTTCCGCAACAGCATCGAACACGGCTACGACGGCGAGAGCGAGCTGACGGTCCGGGTCGGCGCGCTCGACGACGAGTCGGGCTTCTACGTCGAGGACGACGGCGTCGGCATCCCCGAGGACGAGCGCGGGGCGGTGTTCGACTACGGCGTCACCACCGAGGAGGGCGGCACGGGGTACGGGCTCGCCATCGTCTCCGACATCGTCGAAGCCCACGAGTGGACGGTGACGGCGACGGCGAGCGACGCCGGCGGCGCGCGCTTCGAGGTGCGGACGGAGTCCACGCCCGGGACCGAGTGA